A window of the Synchiropus splendidus isolate RoL2022-P1 chromosome 6, RoL_Sspl_1.0, whole genome shotgun sequence genome harbors these coding sequences:
- the cita gene encoding citron rho-interacting kinase isoform X5 produces MLKFKYHGSLKSLPSATDPITSRSSRLNQVFQGRCSLGVQQGGPTLGREDLVDAVLLLYQECSSPELMKIHHVASFVHKFSEAITELQALQPRLQDFEVRAVVGQGHFAKVQVVREKSTGDVCALKVMEKAVLRTHDNAVFYEEERRILSLSSSPWIPQLLYAFQDKDNVYLAMEYLPGGDLFSLLNRYEDQLTESMAQFYLAELVEAIHAVHQLGYVHRDVKPENILIDRTGHIKLADFGSAARLTANKTVASTTVPVGTQDFLSPEVLGALNGGSHVTYGIECDWWSLGVIAYEMIYCKSPFSEASSTKTIHNILNFKNSLKIPDEPKASRQFVDLVRSVLCGAKERLGYEGFHCHPFFNSVDWNNLRQVLPPFVPALHAEDDTSNFEEPEKAAPRPASAARRGAAPAGFHGQDLPFVGWFFSRALTSLAKTESVSAGLNSPAKINSMEKKLHLKSKELQETQDKCHKMEQEISRFQRKMNDLESVLHQKDVELKASETQRSILEQDLATYITECSSLKRSLEEARVEVSREDDKALQLLHDIREQSNKLQEIKEQEYHAQLEEMQVTIRQLEEDLSAARRRSDLYEAELRDSRQTTEDLKRKAVEYQQKIQKAKEQGKADVEELLLKLEKTNSEQQMKVQELQDKLTKAIKASTEATELLQNVRQAKERLERDLERLRGKTDSSDTLKRRLRETEEGRKTLENQVKRLEMVERRENKLKDDIQTKSQQIQQMAEKILELEDSLRDAQSTAQRMETQLVQKERLFEDKIKVLEAQMKVDLADKESLEARRAQQEEESRENSKLISEQKATINAMDSKMKNLEQRIAELSEANKLAANSSIYTQKNMKAQEEMISELRQQKFYLESQAGKLEAQNAKLEEHLEKMSQQEQTKRTRLLELESRLREMGLEHEEEKLEIKRQVSELTLSLQERESQISSLQAARLALESQLQQAKTELEETTAEAEEEITALRNHRDEIQRKFDALRDSCSVITDLEEQLTQLSQENAELNRQNFYLSKQLDEASDEREDQMQLSQEVDRLRREVADREMHLNNQKQNIETLKTTCSMLEEQVVELESLNDELLEKERQWEAWRGALEDEKSQAERRTRDLQRVLDNEKQNRLRADQRSSESRQAVELAVKEHKAEILALQQALKEQRLKAESLSDTLNDLEKKHAMLEMNARSLQQKLETERELKQRLMEEQGKLQQQMDLQKSHIFRLTQGLQDALDQTDMLKTERTDLEYQLENIQAVYSHEKVKMEGTISQQTKLIDFLQAKMDQPAKKKKGIFGRRREDVGTTTNGALAPQPQPAVPMQYSDMKMALDKERSRCAELEVALQKMKIELRSLREEAAHFKAQDHMAPTTPAQARHQILMSAIVKSPEHQPNPCSLLNPSTRCKETATPEEYGRRVKERMHHNIPHRFTVGLNMRAAKCAVCLDTVHFGRQAATCLECHTLCHPKCSPCLPATCGLPAEYATHFSEALCREKANSPALQMKEASGHVRLEGWMKQPLNGKRGQQGWERKYVVLDGTKLSVYDTEPREDCMGAEEEFELCLPDGEVTVHGAVGASELINTAKSDIPYVLKLESHPHTTCWPGQSLYFMAPSFPDKQRWVAVLESVVAGSRGSRDKVDADAKLLGNSLLKLEGDDRLDINCTLPLTDQIVLVGSEEGLYALNVIKNSLTHIPGLTSVFQIQILKDLDKLLMITGEDRALCLVEIKKVKQSLSQSHLPAPPDLNPFIFETVKGCHLFSSGKIDNGICICAAMPNKITILRLNESLNKFCIRKEIETSEPCSCIHFTGYSIIIGTNKFYEIEMKQYVLEEFLDKNDVTLASAVFAASSHSFPISIIQVTTAPQKDEYLLCFHEFGVFVDAYGRRSRSEDIKWSRLPLSFAYREPYLFVTYFNSLDVIEIQGHASLGPHSYAHLDIPNPRYLGPAISSGAIYLASSYQNKLRVICCKGNLMQSQEGGGDLQRNGSGRSPNKRGPPSYNEHISKRLAANPLSQGDPGTPHRYREARTEFRRDKSPTRPLEREKSPARMLESRMVGSPGRAMADPRLERSPGRAMADPRLERSPGRMMDVRRERSPGRYEERQRLHTGSGRTPINPVNKVWDQSSV; encoded by the exons ATGTTGAAGTTCAAGTATCATGGAAGTCTCAAGTCGCTTCCCTCCGCCACCGACCCGATCACCAGCCGCAGCTCCAGGCTGAACCAGGTCTTCCAG GGGCGATGCAGTCTGGGTGTCCAGCAAGGAGGGCCCACTCTGGGTCGAGAGGACCTTGTAGACGCTGTGTTGCTATTGTATCAGGAGTGTTCATCCCCGGAGCTCATGAAGATACATCATGTGGCCAGTTTTGTTCACAAAT TTTCAGAGGCCATCACCGAGCTGCAGGCACTACAACCACGGCTTCAGGACTTTGAGGTCCGCGCAGTGGTTGGCCAAGGTCACTTTGCTAAAGTTCAAGTGGTACGGGAGAAGTCCACAGGAGACGTTTGTGCCCTCAAAGTCATGGAAAAGGCAGTTTTACGGACTCATGACAAT GCTGTGTTTTATGAAGAGGAGCGGAGGATTCTGTCCCTAAGCAGCAGCCCCTGGATCCCGCAGCTTCTCTACGCTTTCCAGGATAAAGATAATGTTTACTTG GCGATGGAGTACTTACCAGGAGGCGACCTGTTCTCGCTCCTGAATCGTTACGAGGACCAGCTCACCGAGTCCATGGCTCAGTTCTATCTGGCCGAGCTGGTGGAGGCCATTCATGCTGTCCACCAGCTGGGATACGTGCACAG AGACGTCAAGCCCGAGAACATTCTCATCGATCGGACTGGTCACATTAAGCTGGCAGACTTTGGCTCAGCGGCCAGATTGACTGCTAATAAAACA GTGGCGTCCACCACTGTGCCAGTTGGGACCCAGGATTTCCTCTCCCCCGAGGTCCTCGGCGCCTTGAATGGGGGCTCACACGTGACCTATGGGATTGAGTGTGACTGGTGGTCTCTTGGGGTCATAGCTTATGAAATGATTTACTGCAAATCCCCTTTCTCAGAGGCTTCATCCACCAAAACCATCCACAATATTCTCAACTTCAAG AATTCTCTAAAGATTCCTGATGAGCCAAAGGCCAGCAGGCAGTTCGTTGATCTGGTTCGGAGTGTGCTCTGTGGAGCCAAGGAACGGCTCGGGTACGAGGGATTCCACTGTCACCCGTTTTTCAACAGCGTGGACTGGAACAACCTCAGACAAG TTCTCCCTCCTTTCGTTCCTGCACTGCACGCTGAAGATGACACCTCTAATTTTGAGGAGCCAGAGAAGGCAGCCCCCCGGCCAGCCTCAGCAGCGAGGCGAGGAGCTGCGCCAGCAGGCTTCCATGGCCAGGATTTGCCCTTTGTAGGCTGGTTCTTCAGCCGAGCGTTGACATCATTGGCCAAAACTGA GTCAGTGTCTGCAGGACTCAACTCTCCGGCCAAGATCAACTCCATGGAAAAGAAGCTACATCTTAAAAGCAAAGAATTACAAGAAACTCAAGACAAATGTCACAAG ATGGAGCAGGAGATCTCAAGGTTCCAGCGTAAAATGAACGACCTGGAGTCAGTTCTCCACCAGAAGGACGTGGAGCTGAAGGCTTCTGAGACTCAGAGGAGCATCCTGGAGCAAGACTTGGCCACTTACATCACAGAGTGCAGC agtcTGAAGCGAAGCCTGGAGGAGGCACGTGTGGAGGTCTCTCGAGAGGATGACAAGGCTCTACAGCTGCTGCACGACATCCGGGAGCAGAGCAACAAGCTCCAGGAAATTAAAGAGCAA GAGTACCATGCCcagctggaggagatgcagGTCACCATtaggcagctggaggaggatctGTCCGCTGCCAGGCGCCGCAGCGACCTCTACGAAGCGGAGCTGAGAGACTCAAGACAAACCACAGAGGACCTGAAAAGAAAGGCTGTGGAATACCAGCAGAAAATCCAAAAG GCTAAAGAACAAGGGAAGGCAGACGTGGAGGAGCTTCTACTTAAACTTGAGAAG ACAAACTCAGAGCAACAGATGAAAGTGCAAGAGCTTCAGGACAAACTAACCAAGGCAA TAAAAGCCAGCACAGAAGCAACTGAACTGTTGCAGAACGTCCGACAGGCCAAAGAGCGACTCGAGCGGGACTTGGAACGTTTGCGGGGAAAGACTGATTCAAGTGACACTCTCAAACGCCGCCTGAGGGAAACAGAG GAGGGCAGGAAGACGCTGGAGAACCAGGTGAAGAGGCTGGAGATGGTGGAGCGGCGCGAGAACAAGCTGAAGGATGACATCCAGACCAAATCCCAGCAGATCCAGCAGATGGCTGAAAAGATCCTG GAACTGGAAGACAGCCTGCGGGATGCTCAGTCAACGGCTCAAAGGATGGAAACCCAGCTGGTTCAGAAGGAGAGGCTTTTTGAAGACAAAATTAAG GTTCTGGAGGCTCAGATGAAAGTGGACCTGGCTGACAAGGAGAGTCTGGAGGCCAGACGGgcccagcaggaggaggaatcCCGTGAGAACAGCAAACTCATCAGCGAGCAGAAAGCT ACCATTAATGCTATGGACTCCAAAATGAAGAACCTGGAGCAGCGCATCGCTGAGCTGTCGGAGGCTAACAAGCTGGCTGCAAACAGTAGCATCTACACGCAGAAGAATAT GAAAGCTCAAGAGGAGATGATCTCGGAGCTTCGGCAGCAGAAATTCTATCTGGAGTCCCAGGCAGGAAAGCTGGAGGCGCAGAATGCTAAACTTGAAGAGCACCTCGAGAAGATGAGTCAGCAGGAGCAGACCAAGAGGACGCGTCTACTGGAGCTGGAGAGCCGGCTGCGGGAG ATGGGCCTGGAACACGAGGAAGAGAAGCTGGAGATCAAGAGACAGGTGTCTGAGCTGACCCTCTCCCTGCAAGAACGTGAATCCCAGATTAGCAGCCTGCAAGCAGCACGCCTGGCCTTGGAGAGCCAGCTGCAGCAGGCAAAGACCGAGCTGGAGGAGACAACTGcagaggctgaggaggagatcACTGCCCTCAGG AATCACAGAGATGAAATCCAGCGCAAGTTTGATGCTCTCAGAGACAGCTGCTCT GTGATCACAGATCTAGAAGAACAACTGACACAGCTGAGTCAGGAAAATGCCGAGCTGAACCGACAGAACTTCTACCTGTCCAAACAACTGGATGAAGCGTCTGATGAGAGGGAGGACCAGATGCAGCTCAGCCAGGAGGTGGACCGCCTCAGGAGGGAGGTCGCCGACCGAGAAATGCATTTGAACAATCAGAAACAG AACATTGAGACACTGAAGACGACATGCAGCATGCTGGAGGAGCAAGTGGTGGAGCTGGAGTCCCTGAATGACGAGCTGCTAGAGAAGGAGAGGCAGTGGGAGGCGTGGAGGGGAGCCCTGGAGGATGAAAAAAGTCAAGCGGAGAGACGCACGCGGGACCTTCAGCGGGTGTTGGATAACGAAAAGCAAAACAG GCTTCGTGCAGACCAGCGCAGCTCAGAATCTCGCCAGGCCGTGGAACTGGCAGTCAAAGAGCACAAGGCAGAGATTTTGGCTTTGCAGCAGGCCTTGAAGGAGCAGAGGCTCAAGGCCGAGAGCCTCTCTGACACC CTCAACGATCTGGAGAAGAAGCACGCCATGCTGGAGATGAACGCCCGCAGCCTGCAGCAGAAACTGGAGACGGAGCGTGAGCTGAAACAGAgattgatggaggag CAAGGTAAACTCCAGCAACAGATGGACCTCCAGAAGAGCCATATTTTCCGACTGACCCAGGGTCTGCAGGATGCACTGGACCAGACCGACATGCTGAAAACGGAACGCACCGATCTGGAGTACCAGCTGGAGAACATACAG GCTGTTTATTCTCACGAGAAGGTGAAGATGGAAGGGACTATTTCTCAACAGACCAAGCTCATCGATTTCCTCCAGGCTAAGATGGACCAGCCTGCCAAGAAAAAGAAG GGGATATTTGGGCGGCGGAGAGAAGACGTAGGTACCACCACCAACGGTGCACTGGCTCCCCAACCTCAGCCCGCTGTGCCAATGCAGTACAGCGACATGAAGATGGCACTAGACAAGGAGCGCTCGAGGTGTGCGGAGCTCGAAGTGGCTctgcagaagatgaaaattgagTTGCGGTCGCTCCGAGAAGAAG CAGCTCATTTTAAAGCACAGGACCACATGGCTCCCACCACGCCAGCCCAGGCTCGCCATCAGATCCTCATGTCGGCCATCGTCAAGTCCCCGGAGCATCAGCCAAACCCCTGCAGCCTGCTCAACCCCTCCACTCGCTGCAAAGAGACAGCCACACCTGAAG AATACGGCCGCCGTGTGAAGGAAAGAATGCACCACAATATCCCTCATCGCTTCACAGTCGGCCTCAACATGAGGGCTGCCAAATGTGCCGTCTGCCTGGACACTGTGCATTTTGGACGGCAGGCTGCCACTTGTCTGG AGTGCCACACACTCTGTCATCCCAAATGCTCACCGTGTCTTCCCGCTACTTGCGGTCTCCCGGCCGAGTACGCCACACACTTTTCCGAGGCTCTGTGTCGAGAGAAGGCCAACTCTCCTGCGCTGCAGATGAAGGAAGCCAGCGGACACGTTCGCTTGGAGGGTTGGATGAAGCAGCCTCT AAATGGCAAACGTGGTCAGCAGGGCTGGGAGAGGAAGTACGTGGTGTTGGATGGAACCAAACTTTCTGTGTACGACACTGAGCCCAGAGAAG ACTGCATGGGAGCCGAGGAGGAGTTTGAGCTCTGCCTGCCGGATGGAGAGGTCACAGTTCACGGAGCCGTCGGGGCATCAGAGCTGATTAACACCGCCAAGTCAG ATATCCCGTACGTGCTGAAGCTGGAGTCGCACCCTCACACCACCTGCTGGCCCGGACAGTCGCTCTACTTCATGGCTCCAAGTTTCCCCGACAAGCAGCGCTGGGTGGCGGTGCTGGAGTCTGTGGTGGCTGGCAGTCGAGGATCCAGAGACAAAGTGGATGCTGATGCT AAACTTTTGGGAAACTCGCTGCTGAAGTTGGAGGGTGACGACCGCTTGGACATCAACTGCACGCTGCCTCTGACAGACCAG ATCGTGCTGGTGGGCTCGGAGGAAGGCCTGTACGCTCTCAACGTCATCAAAAACTCCCTGACCCACATACCAGGCCTGACCTCGGTGTTCCAGATTCAGATCCTCAAAGATCTTGATAAGCTGCTGATGATTACAG GTGAAGACCGAGCTCTGTGTCTGGTGGAGATCAAGAAGGTGAAGCAGTCCTTGTCACAGTCCCATCTCCCTGCTCCACCTGACCTCAACCCCTTCATCTTCGAGACGGTCAAGGGATGCCACCTCTTCTCCTCGGGAAAG ATTGACAACGGGATCTGCATCTGCGCTGCCATGCCCAATAAGATCACTATACTGCGACTCAACGAAAGTCTCAACAAGTTCTGTATCAGAAAG GAGATCGAGACCTCTGAGCCCTGCAGCTGCATCCACTTCACCGGCTACAGCATCATCATCGGCACCAACAAGTTCTACGAGATAGAGATGAAGCAATACGTCCTGGAAG AGTTCCTGGACAAAAACGACGTGACGCTGGCTTCCGCCGTCTTCGCAGCATCCTCCCACAGCTTCCCGATCTCCATCATCCAGGTCACCACGGCCCCACAGAAGGATGAATACCTGCTCTGTTTCCATG AGTTCGGCGTGTTTGTGGATGCGTATGGCCGGCGGAGTCGGAGCGAGGACATCAAGTGGAGTCGGCTGCCGCTCTCCTTTG ccTACAGAGAGCCGTACCTGTTTGTGACCTACTTCAACTCTCTGGACGTGATAGAAATTCAGGGACACGCTTCTCTGGG ACCTCACTCGTACGCTCACCTGGACATCCCCAACCCTCGCTACCTTGGCCCCGCCATCTCCTCCGGCGCCATCTACTTGGCCTCATCGTACCAGAACAAGCTGCGGGTGATTTGCTGCAAAGGAAACCTGATGCAGagtcaggagggaggaggggaccTTCAGCGCAACGGCTCCGGGCGAAG CCCCAACAAGCGCGGGCCTCCGTCCTACAATGAGCACATTTCCAAAAGACTGGCGGCCAACCCGCTCTCTCAGGGGGACCCAGGAACGCCACACCGCTACCGAGAGGCTCGCACAGAGTTCCGCCGCGACAAGTCTCCCACGCGTccgctggagagagagaagtcTCCCGCCAGGATGCTGGAGAGCCGGATGGTGGGCTCCCCGGGCCGAGCCATGGCCGACCCCAGGCTGGAGCGCTCGCCGGGGAGGGCCATGGCCGACCCTCGGCTGGAGCGCTCGCCGGGCCGCATGATGGATGTGCGCAGAGAGCGATCTCCAGGGCGCTACGAAGAGAGGCAGCGGCTTCACACTGGCTCCGGACGCACGCCCATCAATCCTGTCAACAAG GTCTGGGATCAGTCGTCCGTCTGA